A genomic region of Stigmatopora nigra isolate UIUO_SnigA chromosome 16, RoL_Snig_1.1, whole genome shotgun sequence contains the following coding sequences:
- the cpb1 gene encoding carboxypeptidase B: protein MVCGKGRTGEYKSYLKATLGPLAKMRVLLLLGLVAVALADITRFDGDQVLRLKPEYDEHVTAIQDLAQSIELDFWSPESPEWVTIDTDVDLHVPAMYREMVNTMLLRSNIKHEVLIDDMQAAVEEQADNQPSPRSHSYTKYNSWDKVQAWIASISSSNPNLISKQVIGKTYEGRTMTLLKIGKKTGSTKPAIFMDCGIHAREWISPAFCQWFVQEALSTYGADSQMTSLLNQMDVYVLPVFNIDGYDYTHKRNRMWRKTRSRNSGSSCIGADPNRNWNAGWCTTGASSSPCSDTFCGYTPESEIEVKNVADFIRRNKSTIKSYITIHSYSQLLLFPYSYTYDHAVHHSELMKIAQGASNALRGLYGTRYTSGPGAATIYPAAGGSDDWAYDLGIKYSFTFELRDTGRYGFLLPESQIKPTCEETMLAVKYIAGYVQKNLY from the exons ATGGTGTGTGGGAAGGGTCGAACTGGGGAATATAAAAGCTACCTAAAGGCCACGTTGGGCCCACTTGCCAAAATGAGGGTCCTCCTACTTTTGGGACTGGTTGCCGTCGCCCTGGCTGACATCACTCGCTTTGATGG CGACCAAGTATTGCGGCTGAAACCCGAGTATGATGAACATGTAACAGCCATCCAGGATTTGGCACAATCCATTGAG TTGGACTTCTGGAGCCCCGAGAGCCCTGAGTGGGTGACCATCGACACCGACGTGGACCTTCATGTACCCGCCATGTACCGTGAAATGGTGAACACCATGTTGCTGCGAAGTAACATAAAGCATGA GGTCCTGATTGACGATATGCAAGCTGCTGTTGAGGAACAGGCTGATAATCAACCTTCACCTAGAAGCCACAGCTATACCAAATACAACAGCTGGGACAAA gTCCAGGCCTGGATTGCATCAATTTCTTCCTCCAACCCAAATCTGATCAGCAAACAAGTCATTGGCAAAACCTACGAGGGACGCACCATGACTCTCCTTAAG ATCGGTAAGAAGACCGGCTCCACCAAGCCCGCCATCTTCATGGACTGTGGCATCCACGCTAGAGAATGGATCTCCCCTGCTTTCTGCCAATGGTTTGTCCAGGAG GCATTGTCCACCTACGGCGCAGATTCCCAGATGACCAGTCTACTCAACCAGATGGACGTCTACGTCCTTCCCGTCTTCAACATTGATGGCTACGACTACACTCACAAGAGG AACAGAATGTGGAGAAAAACTCGCTCCAGGAATTCTGGATCTAGCTGTATCGGTGCCGATCCCAACAGGAACTGGAACGCTGGCTGGTGCA CCACCGGAGCCTCCAGCAGCCCCTGCAGCGACACCTTCTGTGGCTACACACCCGAGTCTGAGATCGAGGTCAAGAATGTGGCCGACTTCATCCGCAGAAACAAGTCCACCATCAAGTCCTACATCACCATCCACTCGTACTCGCAGCTGCTTCTCTTCCCCTACTCATACACCTACGACCATGCCGTCCACCACAGTGAACTG ATGAAGATTGCTCAGGGAGCATCTAACGCTCTCCGCGGACTCTATGGAACCCGCTATACCAGTGGACCTGGTGCAGCAACCATCT ACCCCGCTGCCGGTGGCTCTGACGACTGGGCCTACGACTTGGGTATAAAATACTCCTTCACCTTCGAGCTGCGCGACACCGGTCGTTACGGCTTCCTGCTGCCCGAGTCTCAAATCAAGCCCACGTGCGAGGAGACCATGCTGGCCGTCAAGTACATCGCCGGCTATGTGCAGAAGAacctctattaa